From a single Botrytis cinerea B05.10 chromosome 4, complete sequence genomic region:
- the Bcssy1 gene encoding Bcssy1, with the protein MDHEKPEAVIPPQIFEFDIDQTRSRTSPDEEPNYPEDRRERRGESLWRTLGERHINMIAFSGTIGNGLFLGSGRSLAGAGPGGAVMAYIIMGTVVSSVISCLGEMTALMPVNAPVVEFPRRFLDRGVGFAVGWMYWFAWAVTAAEELVAVSGTLGFHYDDGRTFLAWTIGESVDPAVWIGLFLIIVTAINMFPVKYFGELEYAFGCIKIIFITMVIVLMLILDTKQPSSDAYYTSPPNSKYWCHPWGFFNHAYSVRDEEGNLQRKIEGPAGSFLGMWTTIINVIFSYTGMDIVAATAAESKSLANAESMKMAARKISIRIVTLYTMAMITASFIVPYTHPFINGKGQSVGAHSIFVIAVVEAGLPAMAHFFNAIFAFASFTCAINSMYVASRVLHTLALQDQAGPEFIARRLRQTRSGVPIRAVLATAAMALVAFMGRTGTTAIRLSELASNCTSSILIVYATICATYLGFFRTLEDTKLYGNASERQAAHYDRDHPRYPYKSHGQWLKGFYGMAACIILVTFNGVSAFLERPFDVRRFIASYVSIPVFIFLIIGYKINKHGLKIRNWGPERSNDLRNTIQAASEKRKGRLEFPDEGISMENFKTWAHWMWVWTR; encoded by the exons ATGGATCATGAAAAGCCTGAAGCGGTGATTCCACCACaaatattcgaattcgatATCGATCAAACTCGAAGTCGGACAAGTCCAGATGAGGAGCCCAATTACCCCGAAGACCGTCGGGAACGCCGAGGGGAAAGTTTGTG GAGAACGCTTGGTGAACGGCACATTAAC ATGATAGCATTTTCTGG GACTATTGGAAATGGACTTTTCCTTGGTAGTGGTCGATCGCTTGCTGGCGCTGGACCAGGAGGCGCCGTCATGGCATACATTATTATGGGAACGGTGGTTTCGTCTGTTATATCTTGCTTGGGTGAAATGACCGCTCTTATGCCTGTCAATGCACCAGTCGTAGAGTTTCCTCGAAGATTCTTAGATCGCGGCGTTGGGTTTGCCGTTGGGTGGATGTATTG GTTCGCGTGGGCTGTCACTGCCGCAGAAGAACTAGTTGCCGTTTCTGGAACTCTTGGATTTCATTATGATGACGGAAGAACATTCCTAGCGTGGACAATTGGGGAAAGTGTCGACCCTGctgtttggattggattgttcTTGATAATTGTTACTGCTATCAATATGTTTCCTGTCAAA TATTTCGGAGAACTAGAGTATGCTTTCGGTTGCATCAagatcatcttcatcacaatGGTCATTGTTTTGATGCTTATTCTTGACACTAAGCAGC CTAGCTCCGATGCTTATTATACTTCGCCCCCAAACTCTAAAT ATTGGTGTCATCCATGGGGATTTTTCAACCACGCCTACTCCGTCcgagatgaagaaggaaatctGCAACGAAAGATTGAAGGTCCCGCTGGTTCATTCCTTGGAATGTG GACAACCATCATTAATGTTATCTTCTCATATACTGGAATGGATATCGTAGCAGCGACTGCTGCAGAGTCGAAATCGCTTGCTAATGCTGAGAGTATGAAAATGGCCGCAAGAAAGATCTCCATCCGTATCGTCACTCTCTACACTATGGCTATGATCACAGCATCTTTTATAGTGCCTTATACTCATCCTTTCATCAATGGAAAGGGTCAATCGGTTGGCGCACACTCCATTTTTGTTATTGCAGTCGTTGAAGCAGGATTACCAGCCATGGCCCATTTCTTCAACGCCATCTTCGCTTTTGCATCCTTTACTTGCGCTATCAATTCGATGTATGTGGCATCGAGAGTCTTACACACTTTAGCTCTACAAGATCAGGCTGGACCAGAATTTATTGCAAGGAGATTGAGGCAAACTAGATCGGGTGTTCCAATAAGAGCAGTATTGGCAACGGCTGCTATGGCTCTAGTGGCTTTCATGGGTAGGACTGGAACAACTGCAATT cGACTGAGCGAATTAGCCTCAAATTGCACTTCATCGATTCTTATCGTCTACGCCACGATTTGTGCTACCTATCTCGGATTTTTCCGAAC ACTCGAAGACACTAAGCTCTATGGAAATGCATCCGAAAGGCAAGCGGCGCATTATGACCGCGATCATCCACGTTACCCATATAAATCACACGGCCAGTGGCTTAAAGGGTTTTACGGTATGGCTGCATGTATTATTCTCGTTACTTTTAACGGTGTTTCTGCATTCCTTGAAAGACCTTTTGATGTTAGAAGATTCATTGCAAGTTATGTATCT ATCCCAGTGTTCATTTTTCTAATCATAGGctataaaattaataagcATGGACTGAAAATACGAAATTGGGGCCCCGAAAGATCAAATGATTTGAGGAATACAATTCAAGCTGCGagtgagaagagaaagggaagacTAGAGTTTCCGGATGAAGGAATTAGTATGGAGAATTTTAAGACGTGGGCACATTGGATGTGGGTTTGGACAAGATAG